One window of Oncorhynchus masou masou isolate Uvic2021 chromosome 28, UVic_Omas_1.1, whole genome shotgun sequence genomic DNA carries:
- the LOC135517727 gene encoding phosphatidylinositol transfer protein beta isoform-like, producing the protein MVLIKEYRVILPISVQEYQVGQLFTVAEASKNETGGGEGIEVLINEPYEDEGEKGQYTHKVYHLKSKVPAWLRYIAPEGALVFHEKAWNAYPFCRTVITNEYMKDDFLIKIETWHKPDMGTLENVHDLDGPTWKTVEVVPIDIADKDVVAHGDYKPEEDPALFKSTKTGRGPLSPEWKNDLMNKTDCPKMCAYKLVTVKFKWWGLQTKVENFIQKQEKRIFTNFHRQLFCWIDNWVELTMADIRRMEEETKKELEEMREKGTVRGTSATSEE; encoded by the exons ATGGTGCTTATCAAGGAATA CCGTGTGATCCTACCGATCTCTGTGCAAGAG TACCAAGTCGGTCAGCTGTTCACTGTAGCAGAGGCCAGTAAGAATGAGACGGGGGGAGGAGAGGGCATCGAGGTGCTGATAAATGAACCCTACGAGGACGAGGGAGAGAAGGGACAGTACACGCACAAAGTCTACCATCtaaagag TAAAGTCCCAGCCTGGTTGAGGTATATTGCACCAGAGGGAGCATTAGTCTTCCATGAAAAAGCCTGGAACGCCTACCCATTCTGTCGCACCG TTATAACG AACGAGTATATGAAAGATGACTTCCTGATAAAGATTGAGACGTGGCACAAACCTGACATGGGAACGCTGGAAAACGTGCATGACTTGGATGGTCCGACGTGGAAGACAGTGGAGGTAGTCCCCATCGATATCGCAGACAAAGATGTGGTGGCCCATGGg GACTATAAACCAGAGGAGGACCCTGCTCTCTTCAAATCGACAAAGACGGGCAGAGGACCACTCTCACCTGAATGGAAG AACGATCTGATGAACAAGACAGACTGTCCTAAGATGTGTGCCTACAAACTGGTCACTGTCAAGTTCAAGTGGTGGGGCCTGCAGACCAAAGTAGAGAACTTCATCCAGAAG CAAGAGAAGCGTATTTTCACTAACTTCCATCGGCAGTTGTTCTGTTGGATCGACAACTGGGTGGAGCTGACCATGGCAGACATCCGACGAATGGAAGAGGAGACCAAGAAAGAGCTGGAAGAG ATGCGTGAGAAGGGCACCGTGCGAGGAACCTCGGCAACCTCGGAAGAGTAG